The Verrucomicrobiia bacterium genome window below encodes:
- the rpiB gene encoding ribose 5-phosphate isomerase B — MKIALGSDHAGVRYKEIIGRYLKSLGHDVHDLGPYTETPAVDYPQYIRPVAERVAAGEFERGIVLGGSGNGEAIVANRVKGIRCGLCWNVESAQLTREHNNANIISIGQRMVTEETAIAIVNAFLNTPFGGGRHERRIKAIDA, encoded by the coding sequence ATGAAGATTGCCTTGGGCAGCGACCACGCCGGTGTCCGTTACAAAGAGATCATCGGCCGATACCTGAAATCTTTGGGCCATGATGTGCATGATTTGGGTCCCTACACGGAAACACCTGCCGTCGATTACCCGCAGTATATCCGTCCTGTTGCAGAGCGTGTGGCCGCTGGTGAATTCGAGCGCGGCATCGTCCTCGGCGGTTCCGGCAATGGCGAAGCCATCGTGGCCAATCGCGTCAAAGGCATCCGTTGTGGCCTGTGCTGGAACGTGGAGTCTGCGCAACTCACGCGCGAGCATAACAACGCGAACATCATCTCCATCGGCCAACGCATGGTCACCGAAGAAACGGCGATTGCGATTGTGAACGCCTTTCTCAATACGCCCTTCGGTGGTGGCCGCCACGAACGCCGCATCAAGGCAATCGACGCTTAA
- a CDS encoding TonB-dependent receptor, producing the protein MSLAELMDQDVTIVTKTPERLSRSASAVQVVTGEDIRRSGAMTLADALRLAPNLTVQQINSYGWVVSSRGFNAVFANKLLVMIDGRSVYTPLDAGVFWDAQNILMEDIDRIEVVSGPGGTLWGANAVNGVINIITKSAKETQGLYVSAAAGTFLNNYGAIRYGGQAGTNFFYRVYMQRFERDSTRTPNRGDGINAWDMANGGFRMDYYPSEANTLTLQGDFYSGDIQNVPTSAVSGLDGQNVLGRWTHTFSEESDMSLQLYWDRTWRRDIPSTITDRLNTYDLDFQHRFAIGERHNLLWGAGYRLMQDKTPTSTAIVGFVPVERNMQLFSGFLQDEITLLPDRLKLTLGTKLEHNDFSGFEVQPSARLAWTPTERQTVWGAVSRAVRTPSRIDSDYHIPITPPYIIAGGPNFEAERLIAYELGYRLQPTERISLSLATFYNRYTDVYSVEPAATGVPIPFTIQNGAEGQSYGLELSGVYQAADWWRLRGGYTYFHKDLWSQLGHNVTQAVLASQGNDPQNQIVLQSILDLPQNFELDTTARFVSSLSDPQVPRYFTFDVRLAWHYKNMEFAVVGQNLWDRQHAEFNSAQEIQRSVYGKVTLRW; encoded by the coding sequence ATGAGTCTTGCCGAACTGATGGATCAGGACGTGACCATCGTTACCAAGACTCCGGAAAGACTTTCCCGCTCCGCTTCCGCAGTTCAAGTCGTCACGGGAGAAGACATCCGCCGCTCAGGCGCCATGACCTTGGCTGATGCCTTGCGCCTGGCACCAAATCTCACGGTACAGCAAATCAATTCCTACGGCTGGGTGGTGAGTTCACGCGGCTTCAATGCCGTCTTCGCCAACAAACTCCTCGTGATGATCGATGGCCGCTCCGTTTACACACCGCTGGATGCCGGTGTCTTCTGGGATGCCCAAAATATCCTGATGGAAGATATCGACCGCATCGAAGTCGTCAGCGGTCCAGGCGGAACTCTCTGGGGCGCCAATGCGGTCAACGGCGTGATCAACATCATCACCAAAAGCGCCAAGGAAACCCAAGGTCTCTATGTATCCGCCGCTGCAGGCACATTCCTGAACAATTACGGTGCGATCCGTTACGGTGGGCAGGCAGGCACGAACTTCTTCTACCGCGTTTACATGCAACGCTTCGAGCGCGACAGCACACGCACCCCTAATCGCGGTGACGGCATCAACGCCTGGGACATGGCCAATGGCGGTTTCCGCATGGATTACTATCCCTCGGAAGCCAATACGCTCACTCTGCAAGGCGACTTCTACAGTGGCGATATACAGAACGTTCCGACATCCGCCGTTTCTGGCTTGGATGGTCAAAATGTTTTGGGCCGCTGGACTCATACTTTCTCGGAGGAATCCGACATGAGCCTCCAGCTCTATTGGGACCGCACTTGGCGGCGCGACATCCCCAGCACCATCACCGACCGGCTCAACACCTATGACCTCGATTTTCAGCATCGTTTTGCGATCGGTGAACGTCACAACCTCCTCTGGGGCGCGGGCTATCGCCTGATGCAGGACAAGACACCCACCAGCACCGCCATCGTCGGCTTTGTTCCCGTGGAACGGAACATGCAGCTCTTCAGTGGATTCTTGCAGGATGAGATAACCTTGCTGCCGGACCGTTTGAAACTCACGCTTGGCACCAAGCTGGAACACAACGACTTCTCCGGCTTTGAAGTCCAGCCATCAGCCCGTCTGGCCTGGACACCCACTGAACGGCAAACCGTCTGGGGTGCCGTTTCGCGCGCTGTCCGCACCCCCAGCCGTATCGATTCGGATTATCACATTCCCATCACCCCGCCCTACATCATTGCTGGCGGGCCGAACTTTGAAGCCGAACGCCTCATAGCCTATGAGCTGGGCTACCGCCTCCAGCCCACAGAACGCATTTCCCTCTCTCTGGCCACGTTCTACAACCGTTACACGGATGTTTATAGCGTCGAACCCGCAGCCACCGGTGTGCCCATCCCCTTCACCATCCAGAACGGTGCCGAAGGCCAATCATACGGCCTCGAACTCTCCGGTGTTTACCAGGCGGCTGATTGGTGGCGGCTGCGCGGCGGTTATACTTATTTCCACAAAGACCTCTGGAGCCAACTGGGCCATAATGTGACCCAAGCCGTCCTCGCCAGCCAAGGCAATGACCCGCAAAACCAGATCGTGCTGCAATCCATCCTCGATCTGCCGCAGAACTTCGAACTCGATACGACCGCGCGCTTCGTCTCCTCACTTTCCGACCCGCAGGTGCCACGCTACTTCACGTTCGATGTGCGCCTCGCCTGGCATTACAAGAACATGGAATTCGCCGTGGTCGGCCAGAACCTCTGGGACCGGCAGCATGCGGAATTCAACAGTGCCCAGGAGATCCAGCGCAGCGTCTACGGAAAGGTCACCTTGCGGTGGTAG
- a CDS encoding SDR family NAD(P)-dependent oxidoreductase: MITNVFDFSGKTALVTGGASGIGLATAQMLAKHGASVAVLSRKLDDSETTAARLEGLGQHIALGADVGLEEPMREAFATCARTWTQLDVLVINAGINGVWCPVDELETAEWDETMQVNLRGTFLTLKYALPMLRARGGSVIIVASINGNRMFNNLGATAYACSKAAQVAFAKMTALELAPHKIRVNVICPGAIRTNIGKSTAIRNVEKIPLPAKQPYIPLSENEPGTAEQVAELACFLASSAATHITGTDIYIDGAQSLLGT, encoded by the coding sequence ATGATCACCAACGTTTTTGACTTTTCAGGCAAAACCGCCTTGGTGACAGGCGGAGCCTCTGGCATCGGCTTGGCCACGGCTCAGATGCTCGCTAAACACGGCGCATCCGTAGCCGTTCTCAGCCGCAAGTTAGACGATTCTGAGACAACGGCAGCGAGACTCGAGGGTCTCGGCCAGCACATCGCCCTGGGTGCCGATGTCGGCTTGGAAGAACCCATGCGTGAAGCGTTCGCTACCTGCGCCAGGACATGGACTCAATTGGACGTCCTCGTTATCAACGCCGGAATCAATGGTGTCTGGTGTCCAGTGGATGAACTCGAAACCGCAGAGTGGGATGAGACCATGCAGGTAAACCTGCGCGGCACCTTCCTGACGTTGAAATATGCACTGCCCATGCTGCGCGCGCGGGGCGGCTCGGTAATCATCGTCGCCTCCATCAACGGCAACCGTATGTTCAACAATTTGGGCGCCACCGCTTACGCCTGCTCGAAAGCCGCACAAGTGGCATTCGCCAAGATGACCGCCTTGGAATTGGCGCCGCATAAGATCCGCGTGAACGTCATCTGCCCCGGAGCCATACGGACGAATATCGGCAAATCCACAGCGATCAGAAACGTGGAGAAAATCCCGCTGCCGGCCAAGCAACCCTATATCCCGCTCTCAGAGAACGAACCCGGCACAGCTGAACAGGTCGCCGAACTGGCCTGTTTCCTTGCCTCAAGCGCCGCAACTCACATTACCGGCACAGACATATATATAGATGGAGCACAATCGCTGCTCGGAACATAA
- a CDS encoding ATP-binding protein, which produces MSKLKVLHLEDSPVDALLVKRAMERSGFQVDWQHVDDAGQFRNSLKQAGLDLILVDNGLPGFSGQDALKQVKENCPGVPLIFVSGAANEAQVKECFAAGATDFVLKDHLWQLTAAVKRLHLGKPGATPAPEDGAGPVGLAKDESQLERHNRAMRRLVQAVQELSHARSLDAVTAIVRKAARELTGADGATFVLRDEDKCSYVDENAIGPLWKGQKFPLSACISGWAMLNKKPAVIPDIYVDPRIPVDAYRPTFVKSLVMVPIRTSDPIGSIGNYWATPHEATAEEVELLQALANTTSVALENVQVYSELEQRVQDRTLQLAAANRELEAFSYSVSHDLRTPIRSIDVLATLIAEEKENRLSVEGTGYLAKIQEETRNMSALIDDLLRLAKLSRVELHSETVPLSQLAEKILKKFQARDMERKVRTQIQPAIEVKGDAGLLQVVLENLLSNAWKYSSRRPDASVEFGCLPAADEGGDPVFFVRDNGAGFSMSFTDRLFQPFQRLHSPEEFTGNGVGLATVQRIIQRHGGKIWAKSEVGQGATFFFTIPQGVASNRM; this is translated from the coding sequence ATGAGCAAGCTGAAGGTATTACATTTGGAAGATAGCCCCGTCGATGCGCTGCTGGTGAAACGGGCCATGGAACGGAGCGGGTTTCAGGTCGACTGGCAACATGTCGACGATGCGGGCCAGTTCCGTAATTCCCTCAAGCAAGCCGGCCTTGATCTTATTTTGGTGGATAACGGCCTGCCCGGTTTCAGCGGCCAGGATGCTCTCAAACAAGTGAAGGAGAATTGCCCCGGGGTGCCGTTGATTTTCGTATCCGGCGCGGCAAATGAAGCCCAAGTTAAAGAGTGCTTCGCGGCGGGAGCCACGGATTTCGTCCTGAAAGATCATCTCTGGCAGCTCACAGCTGCAGTCAAACGGTTACACCTGGGCAAACCGGGAGCCACGCCCGCACCAGAGGATGGTGCCGGTCCGGTCGGGCTGGCGAAGGATGAATCCCAACTGGAGAGGCACAACCGGGCGATGCGGCGGCTGGTGCAGGCAGTGCAGGAATTATCTCATGCGCGCTCGCTGGATGCGGTGACTGCGATCGTCCGGAAAGCTGCGCGTGAATTGACCGGGGCAGACGGTGCAACGTTTGTTCTGCGGGATGAGGACAAGTGCAGTTATGTGGATGAAAACGCGATCGGGCCCTTGTGGAAGGGGCAGAAGTTTCCGTTGAGCGCGTGCATCAGCGGATGGGCGATGCTGAACAAGAAGCCAGCGGTCATCCCGGACATCTACGTGGACCCGCGCATTCCGGTGGATGCGTATCGCCCTACCTTTGTGAAGAGTCTGGTGATGGTCCCCATCCGCACCAGCGATCCGATCGGGTCGATCGGCAATTACTGGGCCACGCCTCACGAGGCGACTGCGGAAGAAGTGGAGTTGCTGCAAGCCCTGGCGAACACGACTTCTGTGGCGTTGGAGAATGTGCAGGTTTATTCGGAATTGGAGCAACGGGTCCAGGACCGCACGTTGCAACTGGCCGCTGCGAATCGCGAACTGGAAGCATTTTCCTATTCTGTCTCCCATGATTTGCGCACGCCTATCCGCAGCATCGATGTGCTGGCCACATTGATCGCCGAGGAAAAGGAGAACAGGTTAAGCGTAGAGGGGACGGGATATTTGGCGAAGATTCAGGAGGAAACGCGGAACATGTCCGCACTGATCGATGATCTGCTGCGGCTGGCCAAGCTCTCCCGGGTGGAGCTGCACAGTGAGACAGTGCCGCTGAGCCAGTTGGCGGAAAAGATTTTGAAAAAGTTCCAGGCTCGCGACATGGAGCGCAAAGTTCGCACGCAGATCCAGCCAGCCATTGAAGTCAAGGGGGATGCCGGACTGCTCCAGGTGGTATTGGAAAACCTTCTTTCCAACGCATGGAAATATTCTTCCCGCAGGCCGGACGCTTCCGTGGAGTTTGGTTGCCTGCCGGCGGCGGATGAGGGGGGTGATCCGGTCTTTTTTGTGCGCGACAACGGTGCCGGTTTCAGCATGAGCTTCACTGACCGCCTGTTCCAGCCATTCCAACGTCTTCACTCGCCGGAGGAATTCACTGGCAATGGAGTCGGTTTGGCGACGGTTCAGCGTATCATCCAGCGCCACGGCGGCAAGATATGGGCGAAGTCTGAAGTGGGGCAGGGGGCGACCTTCTTTTTCACCATTCCTCAGGGTGTTGCATCGAATAGGATGTGA
- a CDS encoding glutathione S-transferase family protein, whose protein sequence is MSAKSQFSSEQSESGGFQRQEDAFREWVSADGSTAYPAVAGRYHLYISLACPWASRTLIVRNLKGLQDVIGVTVTDPVRDERGWSFSDGPGHTRDPINGFRFLSEAYALTDPDFKGRVTVPVLWDKETRRIVNNSEDDICRMFNDAFAAFSDKSVDLFPKDIEQEHAQLSEFIYDHVNNGVYKAGFASSQSEYEKPCRELFNALDELEKRLASQRYLFGKRIVEADWRLFCTLVRFDAVYHGHFKCNVRRIVDYPNLHGYLLDLYQQPGIADTVNLDHIKRHYYITHEDINPTRIVPIGPAQDFKAPHGREGK, encoded by the coding sequence ATGAGCGCGAAGTCACAGTTCTCTTCCGAACAAAGCGAGTCCGGCGGTTTCCAAAGACAGGAAGACGCCTTTCGCGAGTGGGTTTCAGCGGATGGCTCCACGGCTTACCCGGCTGTCGCGGGGCGCTATCACCTCTACATTTCGCTCGCGTGCCCTTGGGCCTCGCGCACGCTCATCGTCCGTAATCTGAAAGGATTGCAGGACGTCATTGGCGTGACCGTCACCGATCCTGTGCGCGATGAACGCGGCTGGTCCTTCTCCGATGGCCCCGGACACACGCGTGATCCCATCAACGGCTTCAGATTTCTAAGCGAAGCCTACGCACTCACTGATCCTGATTTCAAAGGCCGCGTCACCGTACCCGTGTTGTGGGACAAGGAAACGCGTCGCATCGTGAACAATTCCGAAGACGACATCTGCCGGATGTTTAATGACGCTTTCGCCGCATTCAGTGACAAGTCAGTCGATCTTTTCCCTAAGGATATCGAGCAAGAACACGCGCAGCTTTCCGAGTTCATCTATGATCACGTGAACAACGGCGTTTACAAAGCCGGCTTCGCCTCTAGCCAAAGTGAATACGAGAAACCCTGCCGCGAACTGTTCAATGCCTTGGATGAGTTGGAGAAACGTCTGGCCTCACAGCGTTATCTTTTCGGCAAGCGAATCGTAGAAGCAGACTGGCGGTTATTCTGCACACTCGTCCGTTTCGACGCCGTTTATCACGGCCACTTCAAATGCAACGTGCGTCGCATCGTGGATTATCCGAATTTACATGGTTATCTGCTCGACCTGTATCAACAGCCGGGCATTGCGGATACCGTGAATCTGGATCACATCAAGCGCCACTACTACATCACGCACGAAGACATCAATCCGACCCGCATCGTGCCCATCGGTCCCGCACAGGATTTCAAAGCGCCACATGGGCGCGAAGGAAAGTAA
- a CDS encoding response regulator → MADTPAPRILIVDDESAQMKALCNTLKDHGYDTVGFSSAKAALESLRKSEYDLLLTDLMMPEMNGINLLQGALEKDPDLVGIIMTGEGTIATAVEAMKSGALDYILKPFKLSVVLPVLSRAMSIRRLRLENIALGQSVRERTVQLEEANKELEAFSYSVSHDLRTPLRHINGFIDFLKDSDSHFTDEERNYLGLIASSAKQMGQMIDDLLEFSRMSRTEMWQTEVELKALVEEIIQQLKPETKDRNIEWNIADLPNVQADPFLLRHVLSNLILNAIKYSKPRNPAVIEIGASANDTEATIFVKDNGVGFDMKYADKLFGVFQRLHRKEEFEGVGVGLANVRRIIARHGGKTWAEGKVGEGATFYFSLPCAKGTIPPVQ, encoded by the coding sequence ATGGCCGATACTCCAGCGCCAAGAATCCTGATCGTCGACGACGAAAGCGCCCAGATGAAGGCGCTGTGCAACACGCTCAAGGATCACGGCTACGACACGGTCGGCTTCTCCTCCGCCAAAGCGGCGCTCGAAAGCCTGAGGAAATCTGAATACGATCTGCTGCTCACCGACCTCATGATGCCGGAGATGAACGGTATCAATTTGCTCCAAGGAGCCTTGGAGAAAGATCCCGATCTTGTCGGGATCATCATGACCGGTGAAGGCACCATTGCCACCGCCGTGGAAGCGATGAAGTCCGGCGCGTTGGATTATATCCTGAAACCATTCAAACTGAGCGTCGTTCTCCCCGTGCTATCTCGAGCCATGTCGATACGGCGTTTGCGCCTCGAAAACATCGCCTTGGGTCAAAGCGTTCGCGAACGCACGGTGCAACTCGAAGAGGCGAACAAAGAACTCGAAGCTTTTTCCTATTCGGTTTCCCACGATCTGCGCACTCCGTTGCGGCATATCAATGGCTTTATAGATTTCCTCAAAGATTCCGATTCGCATTTCACCGATGAGGAGCGCAACTACCTAGGTCTCATCGCCAGTTCCGCCAAACAGATGGGCCAGATGATCGATGATCTGCTCGAATTCTCCCGCATGAGCCGCACGGAGATGTGGCAGACCGAGGTGGAACTGAAAGCACTGGTGGAAGAGATCATCCAGCAGCTCAAGCCCGAGACGAAAGACCGGAACATAGAATGGAATATCGCAGATTTGCCCAACGTACAAGCTGATCCCTTTCTCCTTCGGCACGTCTTGAGCAATCTGATCCTCAACGCCATCAAATATAGCAAACCACGCAATCCTGCGGTGATCGAAATTGGGGCTTCAGCGAACGATACAGAGGCCACCATCTTCGTGAAAGACAACGGCGTGGGCTTCGACATGAAGTATGCGGACAAGCTCTTCGGCGTTTTCCAGCGCTTGCACCGCAAAGAGGAATTCGAAGGCGTCGGCGTAGGTTTGGCGAACGTACGTCGCATCATCGCCCGTCATGGCGGCAAGACGTGGGCGGAAGGCAAAGTCGGCGAAGGTGCTACGTTTTACTTTTCACTTCCATGCGCCAAAGGCACCATCCCGCCCGTTCAGTAA
- a CDS encoding YfiR family protein encodes MSRPSSKCSLVVLCLLALLPLYALGQSKEYQIKAAFLLNFTKFVDWEPEAFSSEGDPFRIGILGEDPFGQVLEATTQGETVKNRKIQVKRAKKVEDLKDCQMLFISKSEKNNVFKAVADAATRPILVVGETDGFCTGGGHIGFYPEKTKIRFEINPAAAQRCGLKIRSDLLSLGKIVEGKGGK; translated from the coding sequence ATGTCTCGCCCAAGCTCCAAATGCAGTCTCGTCGTTCTCTGCCTGTTGGCGCTCCTGCCGCTCTACGCCCTTGGCCAGTCCAAGGAGTACCAGATCAAGGCCGCCTTCCTCCTGAACTTCACCAAATTCGTTGATTGGGAGCCCGAAGCCTTCTCGAGCGAGGGCGATCCGTTTCGCATCGGCATCTTGGGAGAAGACCCGTTCGGCCAGGTCTTGGAGGCCACCACCCAGGGTGAAACGGTGAAAAACCGGAAGATCCAGGTGAAACGGGCAAAAAAAGTGGAAGATCTCAAAGACTGCCAGATGCTCTTCATCTCCAAGTCCGAGAAGAACAATGTCTTCAAAGCAGTGGCCGATGCCGCCACCCGTCCGATACTCGTAGTGGGGGAAACGGACGGATTCTGCACCGGTGGCGGGCATATCGGCTTTTATCCGGAAAAAACCAAGATCCGCTTTGAGATAAATCCGGCCGCCGCCCAGCGTTGCGGCCTCAAGATCCGCTCCGATCTCCTGAGCCTTGGAAAAATCGTCGAGGGAAAGGGGGGCAAATAG
- a CDS encoding ATP-binding protein, with protein MKWLNDLPLKRKVTLVIQLTCVVVLLLACGLLAIYQFFDYRITMARSTTVLADVLAQNTRAALSFQDNEAAAQVLQALQSEPHIIAARVYNAKGEPFADYKREGNVIDFPDHPGKDGHRYAAGNLKLYRPIDLDGKRIGTLYLQSDLKGLFQRLGVSLFIGLLVVLGSVLIAFVVAKPLQKPISQPLLALTETVKTIAEKKDYSVRVPPNGKNEVGALTDAFNLFLRGIDERDAALRKANESLKEEVAQRNEADIRTQSQLARLELLHRITRAIGERLDLPSIFQVVVRTLEERLPIDFICICLYDPSANMLTVANVGVQCQTLATDLAMTNQAKVEIDQNGLSRCVRGQLVYEPDISEAKFPFPQRLAKGGLRSFVAAPLLVESKVFGVLVAARKTVNSFSSGECEFLRQLSEHVALAAHQANLYEALQKAYDDLRQTQQAIMQQERLKALGQMASGIAHDINNAISPVALYTESLLEREPNLSERARDYLTTIQHAIEDVSHTVARMREFYRQRETELTLLPVKLNQLVQQVIDLARARWSDMPQQRGIFIKLETDLAPELPPVMGVESEIREALVNLIFNAVDAMPEGGTLTLRTKTSQPPSKLVHIEVSDTGVGMDESTRRRCLEPFFTTKGERGTGLGLAMVYGIVRRHNAEIEIDSATGKGTTMRIGFPVPVTTNGHIGPAAEAFVIPSRLRILIVDDDPLLIKSLSDTLAGDGHAIVSANGGQEGIDTFRKTHDSGERFSAVITDLGMPYVDGRKVAAAIKSISENTPVIMLTGWGQRLVAEGDIPPHVDKVLNKPPKLREMREALAQLTQKNP; from the coding sequence ATGAAATGGCTCAATGACCTTCCCCTGAAGCGGAAAGTGACGTTGGTCATCCAGCTTACCTGCGTAGTCGTCCTTCTCCTAGCCTGCGGCCTGCTCGCCATTTACCAGTTCTTCGATTATCGGATCACCATGGCGCGGAGCACGACTGTGCTGGCGGACGTGCTCGCCCAAAACACCCGCGCTGCCCTCTCCTTTCAGGATAACGAGGCAGCGGCGCAAGTGCTGCAGGCGTTGCAATCCGAGCCCCACATCATCGCCGCCCGTGTTTACAATGCCAAAGGTGAACCCTTTGCCGATTACAAACGCGAGGGGAACGTCATCGATTTCCCCGACCACCCGGGCAAGGACGGCCATCGTTATGCCGCAGGTAATTTGAAACTCTACCGCCCTATCGATCTGGACGGGAAACGCATCGGCACGCTCTATCTCCAAAGCGACCTGAAAGGCCTGTTCCAGCGTTTGGGTGTTTCCCTGTTCATCGGCCTGCTCGTCGTGCTCGGTTCAGTCCTCATCGCCTTTGTTGTGGCCAAGCCATTGCAAAAGCCGATCTCCCAGCCTTTGCTGGCATTGACGGAAACGGTCAAAACCATCGCCGAGAAGAAAGACTACTCCGTACGCGTCCCGCCTAATGGAAAAAATGAAGTCGGCGCGTTGACCGATGCCTTCAATCTATTCCTTAGGGGCATCGATGAACGCGATGCGGCGCTGCGCAAAGCCAATGAGTCTTTGAAAGAGGAAGTCGCTCAACGCAATGAAGCAGACATCCGCACACAATCCCAACTGGCGCGCCTCGAACTCCTGCATCGCATCACGCGCGCCATCGGCGAACGCCTCGACCTGCCCAGCATATTCCAGGTGGTCGTCCGAACCTTGGAAGAGCGCCTGCCCATCGACTTCATCTGCATCTGCCTCTACGACCCCTCGGCGAACATGCTCACCGTGGCCAATGTGGGTGTGCAATGCCAGACCTTGGCCACGGATCTCGCCATGACAAATCAGGCCAAGGTCGAAATCGATCAAAACGGCCTTTCCCGTTGTGTACGCGGCCAGCTCGTCTACGAGCCGGATATAAGCGAGGCCAAGTTCCCTTTCCCGCAACGTCTAGCCAAAGGCGGCCTGCGCTCCTTCGTCGCCGCTCCCTTGCTCGTCGAAAGCAAAGTCTTCGGCGTGCTGGTAGCCGCCAGGAAAACAGTTAACAGTTTCAGCAGTGGCGAATGCGAGTTTCTCCGGCAATTGAGCGAACACGTCGCCCTCGCCGCGCATCAGGCAAATCTCTACGAAGCACTGCAAAAAGCGTACGATGACCTGCGCCAAACCCAGCAGGCCATCATGCAGCAAGAACGCCTGAAGGCCCTCGGACAGATGGCCAGCGGCATCGCCCACGACATCAACAACGCCATCTCACCCGTCGCGCTTTACACCGAATCCTTGCTGGAACGGGAACCGAACCTCAGTGAGCGCGCCCGCGATTACCTGACCACCATCCAACACGCGATCGAGGATGTTTCCCACACCGTCGCACGCATGCGTGAATTCTACCGCCAGCGCGAAACGGAGCTCACTTTGCTGCCGGTGAAGCTGAACCAGCTTGTGCAACAGGTCATCGACCTCGCGCGCGCCCGCTGGAGCGACATGCCGCAACAACGAGGCATCTTCATCAAACTGGAAACCGATCTCGCTCCAGAACTGCCTCCAGTAATGGGTGTGGAAAGCGAGATCCGTGAAGCCCTGGTAAACCTCATCTTCAACGCCGTCGATGCCATGCCTGAAGGCGGCACATTGACGCTGCGCACCAAAACATCCCAACCACCTTCCAAACTCGTTCACATCGAAGTCAGCGATACAGGGGTGGGCATGGATGAAAGCACGCGGCGGCGTTGCCTCGAACCATTCTTCACCACCAAAGGCGAACGCGGCACCGGCCTCGGTCTGGCGATGGTTTACGGCATCGTGCGCCGTCACAATGCCGAGATCGAGATCGACAGCGCAACTGGCAAAGGTACCACCATGCGGATCGGCTTCCCTGTGCCCGTCACCACCAATGGACACATCGGCCCGGCGGCCGAGGCTTTCGTGATCCCCAGCCGTCTCCGCATTTTGATCGTTGATGACGACCCGCTCCTGATCAAATCTCTCTCTGACACCCTTGCCGGTGATGGTCATGCCATCGTCTCTGCCAATGGCGGTCAGGAAGGCATCGACACCTTCCGCAAGACGCACGACAGTGGTGAACGATTTTCTGCCGTCATCACCGATTTGGGAATGCCTTACGTGGATGGCCGCAAAGTCGCCGCTGCCATCAAGAGCATTTCTGAAAACACACCCGTGATCATGCTCACCGGCTGGGGCCAGCGGCTCGTGGCAGAAGGGGACATCCCGCCGCATGTGGACAAAGTATTGAACAAACCGCCAAAATTACGGGAAATGCGCGAAGCCCTGGCGCAATTGACACAAAAAAATCCATGA